TTTCCATCCGTCTCAGCGGGTAGATGTCCAGTATGATCAGCAAGAGGGGGAGCGTCATTACAATCGCCTTCGAGGCTGCCGCCAGACCGTAGACTCCGATAGATCCGGCCAACCAGCGCCCTCGTGCGGGGCTTTCCGCTTGCGCCGCCTTTAGGTAGGTCAATAGCGTCAGCAGAAAGAAGAGGCCGGAGACGACATCACGCCGTTCGGTCGCCCATGCCACCGATTCCACCCTGAGCGGGTGGATGGCAAAGAAGAGCGCAGCAATCCCTGCTCCCACGTGGAGCGCGAGTTCTGCCCCTCCCGCCATGGCAAGCCCGAGCAGGCGCAGCGCGAGATAGTAGAACACCACGGCATTGGCCATGTGAAGCAGGAGGCTCGTGAGGTGGTAGCCGAGAGGGTTCATTCCCCATGCGAGATAATCCAAGCCAAAGGTCATCCAGGTCAGCGGCACCCAGTGTCCCATTAGGGTGGAAGTGAACATCCAGCGGAGCTCTTTCCATCCGAACCCACGATAGTGAGGATTTTCTAGAAGGGTGACACGGTCGTCCCAATCCACAAACCCGTTCTGGAGCGTCGGAAGGAAGGCGGAAAAGGTGGCAAGCGCGAGCACCAGCGGGATGACCGCCGCGACAGCGCGCACGCCCGGCAGGCGAATCCGGGTACGGTGGTCGCGGCCCGCGAGTGTTGACTGCCCGCTCCGGCGGCTCAATCGTGATCCGCCGGAAGCCCGTCGGTTACCCACAATAAAAAAGCTACCATAACCTACCTGGATCTACAGAGGGCAGGTCAGGCATGCATAACATTACGGGCCAGTCCTTCTTTTGGCGCCTCTCCGCTCACTGCGGCCCGGGCAGTGGACTAAGAACCTGCTCATCTTCGCCGGCCTGGCCTTCTCTCGGAACCTGTGAGAGGCGCAGGTTGTCGGACGCTCGCTCCTTGCGTACCTCATCTTCTGCCTGCTTAACGGCGCCACCGGCCGGCCGCGCCGGGGGCGTTGCCTCGATCTCGGCCCGCGGCAGCCGGGGTGAGCCTCCTTCTCGTGGCTCTTGTCGGTACCCTCGCCCTGTCTCGCGCCTGCGCCTGGACGGCCCGCGGTTATGCCGCCCTCCTGACGCTCTACTGCCTCGGCTGAAGCATCTGGTGATCGTAGATGTCCTCGTGGTGGGCTCTCGGTTTCGTCCTGCGTGGTGGCGGGAGCGGTCGCGATTGAGGTCGATCGGAGACGGTGGACAAGCTGGGCACCCGCTGGCTTCCCCTCACAATTCCTTTCGTGCTCTACGGCATCTTCCGCTACCTCCGTAGCTTGTACGGTCGTACCCGCGCTATCCGCGCCGCGTCGTGGGCACCGTAGCCAGAGCGAAGACCGATAAGGTCCTTTTATGGCGCCTCCGCGCTACGCGCCGCGCACACGCCTACCCGCGGGCGAGCGTGAAGGCGACATAGAGGGACATAGGCCCGCGCTGGAGGAGGACCGTGATCCGGTCTCCCGGCTTGAGGTCCTGGGTGAGGCGCTCGAAGTCGCCGAGGCCCTTGACCCGCTGGCGGTTGACTTCCCGGATCACGTCGCCCCGCTGGATGCCGGCCTCTTCGGCAGGGCTCCCGTCCTCGACCCGGCTGACGAAGACCCCGTCGGCAGTCCTCAGGCCGAGCTGGCGGGCCAGGTCCGGGGTAACGGGGCGAACCTCGAGACCGAGCAGGCTCTTGCCCTTGGCGGCGGAACGCAGGGCCTGGCGCTCGTCCGGGGTTTCGGCGATCTCGATTTCGAGCTGGCGCTCTGTCTTGTCCCGCCAGAGCTTGACCTGGGCGGTCTTCCCCGGGGCGGTGAGCCCCACCGCGCGCTGGAGGTCGGGAGGGCCCTCGACCTTCTTCCCGTCGAACTCGAGGATGATGTCCCCCGGCTGGAGCCCGGCCTTGTTGGCGGGGCTGTCCTGGATCACGTCGGCGATCAGGACGCCTTTGTCCCCCTTCGCGCCGAAGCTCTTGGCCAGCTCCGGCGTCAGCGGCTGCACGCTCACCCCGAGCCAGCCGCGCGCGACCTTCCCCCGGGCCACCAGCTCGGTGTAGATCCTCTTCGCCATGCTGATGGGGATGGCGAAGCCGATGCCCTGGCCCCCGGCCACGATGGCGGTGTTGATGCCGATCACCTCGCCGTTCATGTTCA
The window above is part of the Candidatus Rokuibacteriota bacterium genome. Proteins encoded here:
- a CDS encoding Do family serine endopeptidase, with the protein product MIQLSRKTFAIVLLLVLAAGVGVGGWGAGAVEKAKPRLIPPGVQAPIIPAALPLPSGSFAQVADAVKPAVININTVTRGTVRTPFEEFFGEEFFRRFFGDPPEMLQRSLGSGVLVDSSGIALTNAHVVERASEIEVVTADGKKHKAKVVGVDRRTDLAVLRLQGGGPYPAAVLGDSDKVSVGDWVLAIGSPFGLEQTVTVGIISAKGRVIPGGGPFNEFLQTDAAINPGNSGGPLVNMNGEVIGINTAIVAGGQGIGFAIPISMAKRIYTELVARGKVARGWLGVSVQPLTPELAKSFGAKGDKGVLIADVIQDSPANKAGLQPGDIILEFDGKKVEGPPDLQRAVGLTAPGKTAQVKLWRDKTERQLEIEIAETPDERQALRSAAKGKSLLGLEVRPVTPDLARQLGLRTADGVFVSRVEDGSPAEEAGIQRGDVIREVNRQRVKGLGDFERLTQDLKPGDRITVLLQRGPMSLYVAFTLARG